In Channa argus isolate prfri chromosome 23, Channa argus male v1.0, whole genome shotgun sequence, the following are encoded in one genomic region:
- the LOC137108550 gene encoding peripheral plasma membrane protein CASK-like isoform X11, translated as MTMADDDVLFEDVYELCEVIGKGPFSVVRRCINRDTGQQFAVKIVDVASFTSSPGLSTEDLKREASICHMLKHPHIVELLETYSSDGMLYMVFEFMDGADLCFEIVKRADAGFVYSEAVASHYMRQILEALRYCHDNNVIHRDVKPHCVLLASKENSAPVKLGGFGVAIQLGESGLVAGGRVGTPHFMAPEVVKREPYGKPVDVWGCGVILFILLSGCLPFYGTKERLFEAIIKGKYKMNPRQWAHISESAKDLVRRMLMLDPAERITVYEALNHPWLKERDRYAYKIHLPETVEQLRKFNARRKLKGAVLAAVSSHKFNSYYGDPPEELHDFSDDPTSSGAVSQVLDSLEEIHALTDCSEKDMDFLHSVFQDQHLHTLLDLYDKINTRSSPQIRNPPCDGVQRAKEVLETISCYPENMEAKELRRILTQPHFMALLQTHDVVAHEVYSDEALRVTPPPTSPYLNGDSPDSTNGDMDLENVTRVRLVQFQKNTDEPMGITLKMNDLNHCIVARIMHGGMIHRQGTLHVGDEIREINGISVANQTVEQLQKMLREMRGSITFKIVPSYRSQSMSCEKESPELPQQSPANGHASVTSSILDLPSTIQPKGRQISRSAIKDKLSVKIYVRAQFEYDPAKDDLIPCKEAGIRFRVGDIIQIISKDDHNWWQGKLENTKNGTAGLIPSPELQEWRVACIAMEKTKQEQQASCTWFGKKKKQYKDKYLAKHNADLVTYEEVVKLPSFKRKTLVLLGAHGVGRRHIKNTLIAKHPDRFAYPIPHTTRPPKKDEENGKNYYFVSHEQMMQDISNNDYLEYGSHEDAMYGTRLETIRQIHAQGMISILDVEPQALKILRTAEFAPYVVFIAAPTITPGITEDDSLQRLQKESEMLQRTYAHYFDQTVINNEIDDTIHLLEEAVDLVSTTPQWVPVSWVY; from the exons ATGACCATGGCGGACGACGACGTGCTGTTTGAGGATGTCTATGAGCTGTGCGAGGTGATTGGAAA gGGTCCCTTCAGTGTGGTGAGGCGCTGCATCAACAGGGACACAGGCCAGCAGTTTGCTGTAAAGATTGTTGATGTGGCCAGTTTCACTTCCAGCCCTGGTCTCAGCACAGAAG ATCTGAAGCGAGAGGCTAGTATCTGCCACATGCTGAAACACCCCCACATCGTGGAACTGCTTGAGACCTACAGCTCTGATGGCATGCTCTACATGGTCTTTGAATT TATGGATGGAGCAGATCTGTGTTTTGAAATTGTGAAGAGAGCTGATGCTGGGTTTGTGTACAGCGAAGCAGTGGCCAG TCATTATATGAGGCAGATTTTGGAGGCACTTCGATACTGTCATGACAACAATGTAATTCATCGTGATGTAAAG CCTCACTGTGTGCTGTTGGCCTCAAAGGAAAACTCTGCTCCAGTCAAGCTGGGGGGGTTTGGAGTGGCAATACAGCTGGGAGAGTCTGGCTTAGTAGCTGGAG GTAGAGTCGGTACTCCCCACTTCATGGCCCCAgaggtggtgaagagggagcCATACGGGAAACCTGTAGATGTGTGGGGATGTGGAgtcatcctcttcatcctcctgtCTGGCTGCCTGCCTTTCTATGGTACCAAGGAGCGCTTGTTTGAGGCCATTATCAAGGGGAAATACAAG ATGAACCCACGCCAGTGGGCTCACATCTCTGAGAGCGCCAAAGACCTGGTGAGACGCATGCTGATGCTGGACCCTGCTGAGAGAATCACTGTCTATGAGGCCCTTAACCACCCATGGCTGAAG gAGAGGGACAGGTATGCCTACAAGATCCACCTACCAGAAACAGTGGAACAGTTGAGGAAGTTCAACGCGAGGAGGAAGCTGAAG GGTGCAGTGCTGGCCGCCGTTTCCAGCCACAAGTTTAATTCCTACTATGGTGACCCACCAGAGGAGCTACATGACTTCTCAGATGACCCCACCTCCTCAG GGGCAGTATCGCAGGTTTTAGACAGTCTAGAGGAAATTCATGCTTTGACAGATTGCAGTGAGAAAGATATGGACTTCCTGCACAGTGTCTTCCAAGATCAGCATCTCCACACCCTGTTAGAT CTCTACGACAAAATTAACACCAGATCATCGCCTCAGATTAGAAATCCACCATGCGATGGTGTGCAGAGAGCTAAAGAG GTACTAGAAACTATCTCCTGTTACCCAGAAAACATGGAAGCCAAGGAGCTAAGGAGGATCCTCACACAGCCACACTTCATG GCGCTGCTGCAGACCCATGATGTGGTGGCCCATGAAGTTTACAGCGATGAGGCACTCAGGGTGACCCCTCCCCCCACCTCACCTTACCTGAACGGAGACTCTCCGGACAGCACCAACGGAGACATGGACCTGGAGAATGTTACAAGGGTTCGTCTGGTTCAATTTCAGAAGAATACTGACGAGCCCATG GGCATAACTCTTAAAATGAATGACCTCAACCACTGCATTGTGGCTCGCATCATGCATGGTGGAATGATTCATCGACAAG GGACTCTGCATGTAGGAGATGAGATTCGAGAGATTAATGGCATCAGTGTTGCCAATCAGACAGTAGAACAGCTCCAAAAGATGTTG AGAGAGATGAGGGGTAGCATAACCTTTAAGATTGTACCCAGTTATCGGTCCCAGTCCATGTCTTGTGAG AAGGAGTCACCAGAATTGCCCCAACAGTCGCCTGCAAATGGCCATGCAAGTGTAACCAGCTCCATCCTA GATCTACCATCAACAATTCAGCCCAAAGGCCGTCAG ATCTCCAGATCTGCTATCAAGGACAAATTGTCCGTTAAG ATTTATGTACGTGCACAGTTTGAGTATGATCCAGCAAAAGATGACCTCATTCCATGTAAGGAGGCTGGCATTCGATTCCGTGTTGGTGATATCATTCAGATCATCTCAAAGGATGACCACAACTGGTGGCAGGGAAAGCTGGAGAACACAAAGAATGGTACAGCGGGCCTTATCCCCTCACCTGAGCTACAGGAGTG gcGTGTGGCTTGTATAGCAATGGAGAAGACCAAACAAGAACAGCAAGCTAGTTGTACCTGGTTTggcaaaaagaagaaacaatacAAAGACAAGTACCTGGCCAAGCACAATGCAG ACTTGGTGACATATGAAGAAGTCGTCAAGCTGCCGTCattcaaaaggaaaacattgGTTTTGCTTG GTGCACATGGAGTTGGGAGGAGGCACATCAAGAACACACTCATTGCCAAACATCCTGACCGCTTTGCATACCCTATTCCTC ACACAACTCGGCCTCCTAAGAAAGACGAGGAGAATGGAAAGAACTACTACTTTGTGTCTCATGAACAGATGATGCAGGACATCAGCAACAATGACTACCTAGAGTATGGCAGCCATGAGGATGCCATGTATGGAACCAGACTGGAGACTATTAGGCAGATACATGCCCAGGGCATGATTTCCATCCTGGATGTTGAACCACAG GCACTGAAGATCCTAAGAACAGCAGAGTTTGCACCATATGTTGTCTTCATTGCAGCTCCCACCATAACCCCTGGTATAACTGAG
- the LOC137108550 gene encoding peripheral plasma membrane protein CASK-like isoform X8 has protein sequence MTMADDDVLFEDVYELCEVIGKGPFSVVRRCINRDTGQQFAVKIVDVASFTSSPGLSTEDLKREASICHMLKHPHIVELLETYSSDGMLYMVFEFMDGADLCFEIVKRADAGFVYSEAVASHYMRQILEALRYCHDNNVIHRDVKPHCVLLASKENSAPVKLGGFGVAIQLGESGLVAGGRVGTPHFMAPEVVKREPYGKPVDVWGCGVILFILLSGCLPFYGTKERLFEAIIKGKYKMNPRQWAHISESAKDLVRRMLMLDPAERITVYEALNHPWLKERDRYAYKIHLPETVEQLRKFNARRKLKGAVLAAVSSHKFNSYYGDPPEELHDFSDDPTSSGLLAAERAVSQVLDSLEEIHALTDCSEKDMDFLHSVFQDQHLHTLLDLYDKINTRSSPQIRNPPCDGVQRAKEVLETISCYPENMEAKELRRILTQPHFMALLQTHDVVAHEVYSDEALRVTPPPTSPYLNGDSPDSTNGDMDLENVTRVRLVQFQKNTDEPMGITLKMNDLNHCIVARIMHGGMIHRQGTLHVGDEIREINGISVANQTVEQLQKMLREMRGSITFKIVPSYRSQSMSCEKESPELPQQSPANGHASVTSSILDLPSTIQPKGRQIYVRAQFEYDPAKDDLIPCKEAGIRFRVGDIIQIISKDDHNWWQGKLENTKNGTAGLIPSPELQEWRVACIAMEKTKQEQQASCTWFGKKKKQYKDKYLAKHNADLVTYEEVVKLPSFKRKTLVLLGAHGVGRRHIKNTLIAKHPDRFAYPIPHTTRPPKKDEENGKNYYFVSHEQMMQDISNNDYLEYGSHEDAMYGTRLETIRQIHAQGMISILDVEPQALKILRTAEFAPYVVFIAAPTITPGITEDDSLQRLQKESEMLQRTYAHYFDQTVINNEIDDTIHLLEEAVDLVSTTPQWVPVSWVY, from the exons ATGACCATGGCGGACGACGACGTGCTGTTTGAGGATGTCTATGAGCTGTGCGAGGTGATTGGAAA gGGTCCCTTCAGTGTGGTGAGGCGCTGCATCAACAGGGACACAGGCCAGCAGTTTGCTGTAAAGATTGTTGATGTGGCCAGTTTCACTTCCAGCCCTGGTCTCAGCACAGAAG ATCTGAAGCGAGAGGCTAGTATCTGCCACATGCTGAAACACCCCCACATCGTGGAACTGCTTGAGACCTACAGCTCTGATGGCATGCTCTACATGGTCTTTGAATT TATGGATGGAGCAGATCTGTGTTTTGAAATTGTGAAGAGAGCTGATGCTGGGTTTGTGTACAGCGAAGCAGTGGCCAG TCATTATATGAGGCAGATTTTGGAGGCACTTCGATACTGTCATGACAACAATGTAATTCATCGTGATGTAAAG CCTCACTGTGTGCTGTTGGCCTCAAAGGAAAACTCTGCTCCAGTCAAGCTGGGGGGGTTTGGAGTGGCAATACAGCTGGGAGAGTCTGGCTTAGTAGCTGGAG GTAGAGTCGGTACTCCCCACTTCATGGCCCCAgaggtggtgaagagggagcCATACGGGAAACCTGTAGATGTGTGGGGATGTGGAgtcatcctcttcatcctcctgtCTGGCTGCCTGCCTTTCTATGGTACCAAGGAGCGCTTGTTTGAGGCCATTATCAAGGGGAAATACAAG ATGAACCCACGCCAGTGGGCTCACATCTCTGAGAGCGCCAAAGACCTGGTGAGACGCATGCTGATGCTGGACCCTGCTGAGAGAATCACTGTCTATGAGGCCCTTAACCACCCATGGCTGAAG gAGAGGGACAGGTATGCCTACAAGATCCACCTACCAGAAACAGTGGAACAGTTGAGGAAGTTCAACGCGAGGAGGAAGCTGAAG GGTGCAGTGCTGGCCGCCGTTTCCAGCCACAAGTTTAATTCCTACTATGGTGACCCACCAGAGGAGCTACATGACTTCTCAGATGACCCCACCTCCTCAG GACTTCTAGCTGCTGAAA GGGCAGTATCGCAGGTTTTAGACAGTCTAGAGGAAATTCATGCTTTGACAGATTGCAGTGAGAAAGATATGGACTTCCTGCACAGTGTCTTCCAAGATCAGCATCTCCACACCCTGTTAGAT CTCTACGACAAAATTAACACCAGATCATCGCCTCAGATTAGAAATCCACCATGCGATGGTGTGCAGAGAGCTAAAGAG GTACTAGAAACTATCTCCTGTTACCCAGAAAACATGGAAGCCAAGGAGCTAAGGAGGATCCTCACACAGCCACACTTCATG GCGCTGCTGCAGACCCATGATGTGGTGGCCCATGAAGTTTACAGCGATGAGGCACTCAGGGTGACCCCTCCCCCCACCTCACCTTACCTGAACGGAGACTCTCCGGACAGCACCAACGGAGACATGGACCTGGAGAATGTTACAAGGGTTCGTCTGGTTCAATTTCAGAAGAATACTGACGAGCCCATG GGCATAACTCTTAAAATGAATGACCTCAACCACTGCATTGTGGCTCGCATCATGCATGGTGGAATGATTCATCGACAAG GGACTCTGCATGTAGGAGATGAGATTCGAGAGATTAATGGCATCAGTGTTGCCAATCAGACAGTAGAACAGCTCCAAAAGATGTTG AGAGAGATGAGGGGTAGCATAACCTTTAAGATTGTACCCAGTTATCGGTCCCAGTCCATGTCTTGTGAG AAGGAGTCACCAGAATTGCCCCAACAGTCGCCTGCAAATGGCCATGCAAGTGTAACCAGCTCCATCCTA GATCTACCATCAACAATTCAGCCCAAAGGCCGTCAG ATTTATGTACGTGCACAGTTTGAGTATGATCCAGCAAAAGATGACCTCATTCCATGTAAGGAGGCTGGCATTCGATTCCGTGTTGGTGATATCATTCAGATCATCTCAAAGGATGACCACAACTGGTGGCAGGGAAAGCTGGAGAACACAAAGAATGGTACAGCGGGCCTTATCCCCTCACCTGAGCTACAGGAGTG gcGTGTGGCTTGTATAGCAATGGAGAAGACCAAACAAGAACAGCAAGCTAGTTGTACCTGGTTTggcaaaaagaagaaacaatacAAAGACAAGTACCTGGCCAAGCACAATGCAG ACTTGGTGACATATGAAGAAGTCGTCAAGCTGCCGTCattcaaaaggaaaacattgGTTTTGCTTG GTGCACATGGAGTTGGGAGGAGGCACATCAAGAACACACTCATTGCCAAACATCCTGACCGCTTTGCATACCCTATTCCTC ACACAACTCGGCCTCCTAAGAAAGACGAGGAGAATGGAAAGAACTACTACTTTGTGTCTCATGAACAGATGATGCAGGACATCAGCAACAATGACTACCTAGAGTATGGCAGCCATGAGGATGCCATGTATGGAACCAGACTGGAGACTATTAGGCAGATACATGCCCAGGGCATGATTTCCATCCTGGATGTTGAACCACAG GCACTGAAGATCCTAAGAACAGCAGAGTTTGCACCATATGTTGTCTTCATTGCAGCTCCCACCATAACCCCTGGTATAACTGAG
- the LOC137108550 gene encoding peripheral plasma membrane protein CASK-like isoform X1: protein MTMADDDVLFEDVYELCEVIGKGPFSVVRRCINRDTGQQFAVKIVDVASFTSSPGLSTEDLKREASICHMLKHPHIVELLETYSSDGMLYMVFEFMDGADLCFEIVKRADAGFVYSEAVASHYMRQILEALRYCHDNNVIHRDVKPHCVLLASKENSAPVKLGGFGVAIQLGESGLVAGGRVGTPHFMAPEVVKREPYGKPVDVWGCGVILFILLSGCLPFYGTKERLFEAIIKGKYKMNPRQWAHISESAKDLVRRMLMLDPAERITVYEALNHPWLKERDRYAYKIHLPETVEQLRKFNARRKLKGAVLAAVSSHKFNSYYGDPPEELHDFSDDPTSSGLLAAETGAVSQVLDSLEEIHALTDCSEKDMDFLHSVFQDQHLHTLLDLYDKINTRSSPQIRNPPCDGVQRAKEVLETISCYPENMEAKELRRILTQPHFMALLQTHDVVAHEVYSDEALRVTPPPTSPYLNGDSPDSTNGDMDLENVTRVRLVQFQKNTDEPMGITLKMNDLNHCIVARIMHGGMIHRQGTLHVGDEIREINGISVANQTVEQLQKMLREMRGSITFKIVPSYRSQSMSCEKESPELPQQSPANGHASVTSSILDLPSTIQPKGRQISRSAIKDKLSVKIYVRAQFEYDPAKDDLIPCKEAGIRFRVGDIIQIISKDDHNWWQGKLENTKNGTAGLIPSPELQEWRVACIAMEKTKQEQQASCTWFGKKKKQYKDKYLAKHNAVFDQLDLVTYEEVVKLPSFKRKTLVLLGAHGVGRRHIKNTLIAKHPDRFAYPIPHTTRPPKKDEENGKNYYFVSHEQMMQDISNNDYLEYGSHEDAMYGTRLETIRQIHAQGMISILDVEPQALKILRTAEFAPYVVFIAAPTITPGITEDDSLQRLQKESEMLQRTYAHYFDQTVINNEIDDTIHLLEEAVDLVSTTPQWVPVSWVY, encoded by the exons ATGACCATGGCGGACGACGACGTGCTGTTTGAGGATGTCTATGAGCTGTGCGAGGTGATTGGAAA gGGTCCCTTCAGTGTGGTGAGGCGCTGCATCAACAGGGACACAGGCCAGCAGTTTGCTGTAAAGATTGTTGATGTGGCCAGTTTCACTTCCAGCCCTGGTCTCAGCACAGAAG ATCTGAAGCGAGAGGCTAGTATCTGCCACATGCTGAAACACCCCCACATCGTGGAACTGCTTGAGACCTACAGCTCTGATGGCATGCTCTACATGGTCTTTGAATT TATGGATGGAGCAGATCTGTGTTTTGAAATTGTGAAGAGAGCTGATGCTGGGTTTGTGTACAGCGAAGCAGTGGCCAG TCATTATATGAGGCAGATTTTGGAGGCACTTCGATACTGTCATGACAACAATGTAATTCATCGTGATGTAAAG CCTCACTGTGTGCTGTTGGCCTCAAAGGAAAACTCTGCTCCAGTCAAGCTGGGGGGGTTTGGAGTGGCAATACAGCTGGGAGAGTCTGGCTTAGTAGCTGGAG GTAGAGTCGGTACTCCCCACTTCATGGCCCCAgaggtggtgaagagggagcCATACGGGAAACCTGTAGATGTGTGGGGATGTGGAgtcatcctcttcatcctcctgtCTGGCTGCCTGCCTTTCTATGGTACCAAGGAGCGCTTGTTTGAGGCCATTATCAAGGGGAAATACAAG ATGAACCCACGCCAGTGGGCTCACATCTCTGAGAGCGCCAAAGACCTGGTGAGACGCATGCTGATGCTGGACCCTGCTGAGAGAATCACTGTCTATGAGGCCCTTAACCACCCATGGCTGAAG gAGAGGGACAGGTATGCCTACAAGATCCACCTACCAGAAACAGTGGAACAGTTGAGGAAGTTCAACGCGAGGAGGAAGCTGAAG GGTGCAGTGCTGGCCGCCGTTTCCAGCCACAAGTTTAATTCCTACTATGGTGACCCACCAGAGGAGCTACATGACTTCTCAGATGACCCCACCTCCTCAG GACTTCTAGCTGCTGAA ACAGGGGCAGTATCGCAGGTTTTAGACAGTCTAGAGGAAATTCATGCTTTGACAGATTGCAGTGAGAAAGATATGGACTTCCTGCACAGTGTCTTCCAAGATCAGCATCTCCACACCCTGTTAGAT CTCTACGACAAAATTAACACCAGATCATCGCCTCAGATTAGAAATCCACCATGCGATGGTGTGCAGAGAGCTAAAGAG GTACTAGAAACTATCTCCTGTTACCCAGAAAACATGGAAGCCAAGGAGCTAAGGAGGATCCTCACACAGCCACACTTCATG GCGCTGCTGCAGACCCATGATGTGGTGGCCCATGAAGTTTACAGCGATGAGGCACTCAGGGTGACCCCTCCCCCCACCTCACCTTACCTGAACGGAGACTCTCCGGACAGCACCAACGGAGACATGGACCTGGAGAATGTTACAAGGGTTCGTCTGGTTCAATTTCAGAAGAATACTGACGAGCCCATG GGCATAACTCTTAAAATGAATGACCTCAACCACTGCATTGTGGCTCGCATCATGCATGGTGGAATGATTCATCGACAAG GGACTCTGCATGTAGGAGATGAGATTCGAGAGATTAATGGCATCAGTGTTGCCAATCAGACAGTAGAACAGCTCCAAAAGATGTTG AGAGAGATGAGGGGTAGCATAACCTTTAAGATTGTACCCAGTTATCGGTCCCAGTCCATGTCTTGTGAG AAGGAGTCACCAGAATTGCCCCAACAGTCGCCTGCAAATGGCCATGCAAGTGTAACCAGCTCCATCCTA GATCTACCATCAACAATTCAGCCCAAAGGCCGTCAG ATCTCCAGATCTGCTATCAAGGACAAATTGTCCGTTAAG ATTTATGTACGTGCACAGTTTGAGTATGATCCAGCAAAAGATGACCTCATTCCATGTAAGGAGGCTGGCATTCGATTCCGTGTTGGTGATATCATTCAGATCATCTCAAAGGATGACCACAACTGGTGGCAGGGAAAGCTGGAGAACACAAAGAATGGTACAGCGGGCCTTATCCCCTCACCTGAGCTACAGGAGTG gcGTGTGGCTTGTATAGCAATGGAGAAGACCAAACAAGAACAGCAAGCTAGTTGTACCTGGTTTggcaaaaagaagaaacaatacAAAGACAAGTACCTGGCCAAGCACAATGCAG TGTTTGACCAACTAGACTTGGTGACATATGAAGAAGTCGTCAAGCTGCCGTCattcaaaaggaaaacattgGTTTTGCTTG GTGCACATGGAGTTGGGAGGAGGCACATCAAGAACACACTCATTGCCAAACATCCTGACCGCTTTGCATACCCTATTCCTC ACACAACTCGGCCTCCTAAGAAAGACGAGGAGAATGGAAAGAACTACTACTTTGTGTCTCATGAACAGATGATGCAGGACATCAGCAACAATGACTACCTAGAGTATGGCAGCCATGAGGATGCCATGTATGGAACCAGACTGGAGACTATTAGGCAGATACATGCCCAGGGCATGATTTCCATCCTGGATGTTGAACCACAG GCACTGAAGATCCTAAGAACAGCAGAGTTTGCACCATATGTTGTCTTCATTGCAGCTCCCACCATAACCCCTGGTATAACTGAG
- the LOC137108550 gene encoding peripheral plasma membrane protein CASK-like isoform X4: MTMADDDVLFEDVYELCEVIGKGPFSVVRRCINRDTGQQFAVKIVDVASFTSSPGLSTEDLKREASICHMLKHPHIVELLETYSSDGMLYMVFEFMDGADLCFEIVKRADAGFVYSEAVASHYMRQILEALRYCHDNNVIHRDVKPHCVLLASKENSAPVKLGGFGVAIQLGESGLVAGGRVGTPHFMAPEVVKREPYGKPVDVWGCGVILFILLSGCLPFYGTKERLFEAIIKGKYKMNPRQWAHISESAKDLVRRMLMLDPAERITVYEALNHPWLKERDRYAYKIHLPETVEQLRKFNARRKLKGAVLAAVSSHKFNSYYGDPPEELHDFSDDPTSSGAVSQVLDSLEEIHALTDCSEKDMDFLHSVFQDQHLHTLLDLYDKINTRSSPQIRNPPCDGVQRAKEVLETISCYPENMEAKELRRILTQPHFMALLQTHDVVAHEVYSDEALRVTPPPTSPYLNGDSPDSTNGDMDLENVTRVRLVQFQKNTDEPMGITLKMNDLNHCIVARIMHGGMIHRQGTLHVGDEIREINGISVANQTVEQLQKMLREMRGSITFKIVPSYRSQSMSCEKESPELPQQSPANGHASVTSSILDLPSTIQPKGRQISRSAIKDKLSVKIYVRAQFEYDPAKDDLIPCKEAGIRFRVGDIIQIISKDDHNWWQGKLENTKNGTAGLIPSPELQEWRVACIAMEKTKQEQQASCTWFGKKKKQYKDKYLAKHNAVFDQLDLVTYEEVVKLPSFKRKTLVLLGAHGVGRRHIKNTLIAKHPDRFAYPIPHTTRPPKKDEENGKNYYFVSHEQMMQDISNNDYLEYGSHEDAMYGTRLETIRQIHAQGMISILDVEPQALKILRTAEFAPYVVFIAAPTITPGITEDDSLQRLQKESEMLQRTYAHYFDQTVINNEIDDTIHLLEEAVDLVSTTPQWVPVSWVY; this comes from the exons ATGACCATGGCGGACGACGACGTGCTGTTTGAGGATGTCTATGAGCTGTGCGAGGTGATTGGAAA gGGTCCCTTCAGTGTGGTGAGGCGCTGCATCAACAGGGACACAGGCCAGCAGTTTGCTGTAAAGATTGTTGATGTGGCCAGTTTCACTTCCAGCCCTGGTCTCAGCACAGAAG ATCTGAAGCGAGAGGCTAGTATCTGCCACATGCTGAAACACCCCCACATCGTGGAACTGCTTGAGACCTACAGCTCTGATGGCATGCTCTACATGGTCTTTGAATT TATGGATGGAGCAGATCTGTGTTTTGAAATTGTGAAGAGAGCTGATGCTGGGTTTGTGTACAGCGAAGCAGTGGCCAG TCATTATATGAGGCAGATTTTGGAGGCACTTCGATACTGTCATGACAACAATGTAATTCATCGTGATGTAAAG CCTCACTGTGTGCTGTTGGCCTCAAAGGAAAACTCTGCTCCAGTCAAGCTGGGGGGGTTTGGAGTGGCAATACAGCTGGGAGAGTCTGGCTTAGTAGCTGGAG GTAGAGTCGGTACTCCCCACTTCATGGCCCCAgaggtggtgaagagggagcCATACGGGAAACCTGTAGATGTGTGGGGATGTGGAgtcatcctcttcatcctcctgtCTGGCTGCCTGCCTTTCTATGGTACCAAGGAGCGCTTGTTTGAGGCCATTATCAAGGGGAAATACAAG ATGAACCCACGCCAGTGGGCTCACATCTCTGAGAGCGCCAAAGACCTGGTGAGACGCATGCTGATGCTGGACCCTGCTGAGAGAATCACTGTCTATGAGGCCCTTAACCACCCATGGCTGAAG gAGAGGGACAGGTATGCCTACAAGATCCACCTACCAGAAACAGTGGAACAGTTGAGGAAGTTCAACGCGAGGAGGAAGCTGAAG GGTGCAGTGCTGGCCGCCGTTTCCAGCCACAAGTTTAATTCCTACTATGGTGACCCACCAGAGGAGCTACATGACTTCTCAGATGACCCCACCTCCTCAG GGGCAGTATCGCAGGTTTTAGACAGTCTAGAGGAAATTCATGCTTTGACAGATTGCAGTGAGAAAGATATGGACTTCCTGCACAGTGTCTTCCAAGATCAGCATCTCCACACCCTGTTAGAT CTCTACGACAAAATTAACACCAGATCATCGCCTCAGATTAGAAATCCACCATGCGATGGTGTGCAGAGAGCTAAAGAG GTACTAGAAACTATCTCCTGTTACCCAGAAAACATGGAAGCCAAGGAGCTAAGGAGGATCCTCACACAGCCACACTTCATG GCGCTGCTGCAGACCCATGATGTGGTGGCCCATGAAGTTTACAGCGATGAGGCACTCAGGGTGACCCCTCCCCCCACCTCACCTTACCTGAACGGAGACTCTCCGGACAGCACCAACGGAGACATGGACCTGGAGAATGTTACAAGGGTTCGTCTGGTTCAATTTCAGAAGAATACTGACGAGCCCATG GGCATAACTCTTAAAATGAATGACCTCAACCACTGCATTGTGGCTCGCATCATGCATGGTGGAATGATTCATCGACAAG GGACTCTGCATGTAGGAGATGAGATTCGAGAGATTAATGGCATCAGTGTTGCCAATCAGACAGTAGAACAGCTCCAAAAGATGTTG AGAGAGATGAGGGGTAGCATAACCTTTAAGATTGTACCCAGTTATCGGTCCCAGTCCATGTCTTGTGAG AAGGAGTCACCAGAATTGCCCCAACAGTCGCCTGCAAATGGCCATGCAAGTGTAACCAGCTCCATCCTA GATCTACCATCAACAATTCAGCCCAAAGGCCGTCAG ATCTCCAGATCTGCTATCAAGGACAAATTGTCCGTTAAG ATTTATGTACGTGCACAGTTTGAGTATGATCCAGCAAAAGATGACCTCATTCCATGTAAGGAGGCTGGCATTCGATTCCGTGTTGGTGATATCATTCAGATCATCTCAAAGGATGACCACAACTGGTGGCAGGGAAAGCTGGAGAACACAAAGAATGGTACAGCGGGCCTTATCCCCTCACCTGAGCTACAGGAGTG gcGTGTGGCTTGTATAGCAATGGAGAAGACCAAACAAGAACAGCAAGCTAGTTGTACCTGGTTTggcaaaaagaagaaacaatacAAAGACAAGTACCTGGCCAAGCACAATGCAG TGTTTGACCAACTAGACTTGGTGACATATGAAGAAGTCGTCAAGCTGCCGTCattcaaaaggaaaacattgGTTTTGCTTG GTGCACATGGAGTTGGGAGGAGGCACATCAAGAACACACTCATTGCCAAACATCCTGACCGCTTTGCATACCCTATTCCTC ACACAACTCGGCCTCCTAAGAAAGACGAGGAGAATGGAAAGAACTACTACTTTGTGTCTCATGAACAGATGATGCAGGACATCAGCAACAATGACTACCTAGAGTATGGCAGCCATGAGGATGCCATGTATGGAACCAGACTGGAGACTATTAGGCAGATACATGCCCAGGGCATGATTTCCATCCTGGATGTTGAACCACAG GCACTGAAGATCCTAAGAACAGCAGAGTTTGCACCATATGTTGTCTTCATTGCAGCTCCCACCATAACCCCTGGTATAACTGAG